One Aquamicrobium sp. genomic region harbors:
- a CDS encoding LVIVD repeat-containing protein produces the protein MSDDLPRPDYARNMKLIGHSGIGGRGDGLQVMVHRGFAYVAHPWSQGFSIVDVRDPKRPGETIFVPAPENTWTIHLQTHDDLLLVVNALDLFADTSKFPDEKSYYTRSIGETVGTAEGGSMKARPWTAGMTVYDISTPDAPRRIGFLPVDGVGIHRIWYVGGRWAYASALIDGFTDYVFITIDMADPTKPRIAGRWWLPGMNAAAGETPTWAAGRRFALHHALVEGDTAYAAWRDGGLTILDVADRANPRLIAHRNWSPPFGGGTHSPLPLPSRDLLVVADEAVLDNEEDGRKLTWVFDIRDKANPVSISTFPVPSEIDYVAKDGHFGPHNLHENRPGSFVSDTLIFATWQNAGVRAFDISDPYRPVETGALVPPAPRVMTDRRAGRPQVVQSADIFVDAAGLLYVTDNNGGLSIIEYGG, from the coding sequence ATGAGCGACGACCTGCCCCGCCCCGACTACGCCCGCAACATGAAGCTGATCGGCCATTCCGGCATCGGCGGCCGCGGCGACGGGTTGCAGGTGATGGTGCATCGCGGCTTCGCCTATGTCGCGCATCCGTGGTCGCAAGGGTTCTCCATCGTCGACGTGCGCGACCCGAAGCGGCCGGGCGAGACGATCTTCGTGCCCGCGCCGGAGAATACATGGACCATCCATCTCCAGACGCATGACGACCTCCTGCTCGTCGTCAACGCGCTCGACCTTTTCGCCGATACCTCGAAGTTCCCGGACGAGAAATCCTACTATACGCGCTCCATCGGCGAGACCGTGGGCACGGCGGAGGGCGGGAGCATGAAGGCGCGGCCGTGGACGGCGGGCATGACGGTCTACGACATCTCGACGCCGGACGCGCCGCGCAGGATCGGCTTCCTGCCCGTCGACGGCGTCGGCATCCACCGCATCTGGTATGTCGGCGGCCGCTGGGCATACGCCTCGGCGCTGATCGACGGCTTCACCGACTATGTCTTCATCACCATCGACATGGCCGACCCGACCAAGCCGCGGATCGCCGGGCGCTGGTGGCTGCCGGGCATGAACGCGGCCGCCGGCGAGACGCCGACATGGGCGGCAGGCCGGCGCTTCGCGCTGCATCACGCGCTCGTCGAGGGCGATACTGCCTATGCCGCGTGGCGCGACGGCGGGCTGACCATCCTCGACGTTGCCGACCGGGCCAACCCCAGGCTGATCGCCCACCGCAACTGGTCGCCCCCCTTCGGCGGCGGCACGCATTCGCCGCTGCCGCTGCCGTCTCGCGACCTGCTCGTCGTCGCCGACGAGGCGGTGCTCGACAATGAGGAGGACGGACGCAAGCTGACCTGGGTGTTCGACATCCGCGACAAGGCCAACCCGGTCTCGATCTCGACCTTCCCGGTGCCGTCGGAAATCGACTACGTCGCCAAGGACGGCCATTTCGGGCCGCACAATCTGCACGAGAACCGGCCGGGCAGCTTCGTCTCCGACACGCTGATCTTCGCCACATGGCAGAATGCCGGCGTGCGCGCCTTCGACATTTCCGACCCCTACCGCCCGGTCGAGACCGGCGCACTGGTGCCGCCGGCGCCGCGCGTGATGACCGACAGGCGGGCCGGCCGGCCGCAGGTCGTGCAGTCGGCCGACATCTTCGTCGACGCCGCGGGCCTGCTCTACGTCACCGACAACAATGGCGGCCTTTCGATCATCGAATATGGCGGCTGA
- the fdhF gene encoding formate dehydrogenase subunit alpha: MSLVHETDYGTPASKSERKVTLTIDGVSVTVPEGTSVMRAAMEAGVEIPKLCATDMLDAFGSCRVCLVEIEGRGGTPASCTTPVAEGMAVTTQSERLGRLRRCVMELYLSDHPAGRGEQAGTGMSEFDHVAATIGLVENRYDRDGRNHVAPGEGSLNVDYLVRDASNPYFEYDPAQCIVCSRCVRACEDVQGTFALTIEGRGFESRMVASMHEDFIESECVSCGACVQACPTDALREKSVLQMGMPEWSAVTTCAYCGVGCSFKAEMRGEELVRMVPFKDGKANRGHSCVKGRFAFGYATHRDRILNPMIREKVTDPWREVTWEEALAYTAAEFRRIQYQYGRGSVGGITSSRCTNEETYLVQKLVRQGFGNNNVDTCARVCHSPTGYGLGQAFGTSAGTQDFDSIEHSDVVLIIGANPAAAHPVFASRMKKRLRQGAKLIIVDPRRTELVRTPHVEAAYHLPLKPGTNVAVVTALAHVIVTEGLYDEAFIRERCDWDEFADYAGFAADPTNSPEEVEKLSGVPAEAIRGAARLYATGGNGAIYYGLGVTEHSQGSTTVMAIANLAMLTGNIGRPGVGVNPLRGQNNVQGSCDMGSFPHELPGYRHIAGDAVREIYESLWGVKLDHEPGLRIPNMLDAAVEGSFKGLYIQGEDILQSDPDTRHVSAGLEAMECVVVHDLFLNETARFAHVFLPGSTFLEKDGTFTNAERRINRVRKVIAPKARYADWEATQALARALGLDWNYAHPSEIMDEIALTTPSFAGVTYDLLDREGSVQWPCNEKAPLGTPVMHVDGFVRGRGKFIRTDYVATDEKTGPRFPLLLTTGRILSQYNVGAQTRRTENVAWHGEDVLEIHPHDAEQRGIRQGDYVRLTSRAGETSLRATITDRVAPGVVYTTFHHPDTQANVITTDYSDWATNCPEYKVTAVQVALSNGPSDWQREYDAFSRRSRRIARPQETTPTEAAE, encoded by the coding sequence ATGAGTCTCGTCCACGAAACCGACTACGGCACGCCGGCCTCGAAATCAGAGCGTAAGGTAACGCTTACGATAGACGGCGTGTCCGTCACCGTGCCCGAGGGCACCTCGGTGATGCGCGCGGCGATGGAAGCCGGCGTCGAGATCCCGAAGCTGTGCGCCACCGACATGCTCGACGCCTTCGGCTCGTGCCGCGTGTGCCTGGTCGAGATCGAGGGCCGCGGCGGCACGCCCGCCTCCTGCACCACGCCGGTGGCGGAAGGGATGGCGGTGACGACGCAGAGCGAGCGGCTGGGCCGTCTGCGGCGCTGCGTCATGGAGCTCTACCTCTCCGACCATCCGGCCGGGCGCGGCGAACAGGCCGGCACCGGCATGAGCGAGTTCGATCATGTGGCGGCGACGATCGGCCTCGTTGAAAACCGCTACGACCGCGACGGGCGCAACCATGTCGCGCCGGGCGAGGGCTCGCTCAATGTCGACTACCTCGTGCGCGACGCCTCCAACCCCTATTTCGAGTACGACCCGGCCCAGTGCATCGTCTGCTCGCGCTGCGTGCGCGCCTGCGAGGACGTGCAGGGCACCTTCGCGCTGACCATCGAGGGCCGCGGCTTCGAGAGCCGCATGGTCGCCTCGATGCACGAGGACTTCATCGAGTCCGAATGCGTGTCCTGCGGCGCCTGCGTGCAGGCCTGCCCGACCGACGCGCTGCGCGAGAAGTCGGTGCTCCAGATGGGCATGCCCGAATGGTCGGCCGTCACCACCTGCGCCTATTGCGGCGTCGGCTGCTCGTTCAAGGCCGAGATGCGCGGCGAGGAGCTGGTGCGCATGGTGCCGTTCAAGGACGGCAAGGCCAATCGCGGCCATTCCTGCGTCAAGGGCCGCTTCGCCTTCGGCTATGCCACCCACCGCGACCGTATCCTCAACCCGATGATCCGCGAGAAGGTGACGGACCCGTGGCGCGAGGTGACGTGGGAGGAGGCGCTGGCTTATACCGCCGCCGAGTTCCGCCGCATCCAGTACCAGTACGGGCGCGGGTCGGTCGGCGGCATCACCTCCTCGCGCTGCACCAACGAGGAGACCTATCTCGTCCAGAAGCTGGTGCGGCAGGGCTTCGGCAACAACAATGTCGACACCTGCGCCCGCGTCTGCCACTCGCCCACCGGCTACGGGCTGGGGCAGGCCTTCGGCACCTCGGCCGGCACGCAGGATTTCGACTCGATCGAGCATTCGGACGTCGTCCTTATCATCGGCGCCAACCCGGCCGCGGCCCACCCCGTTTTCGCCTCGCGGATGAAGAAGCGGCTCCGGCAGGGCGCCAAGCTGATCATCGTCGACCCGCGCCGCACCGAGCTGGTCAGGACCCCGCATGTCGAGGCCGCCTACCACCTGCCGTTGAAGCCCGGCACCAATGTCGCGGTCGTCACCGCGCTCGCCCATGTCATCGTCACCGAGGGACTCTACGACGAGGCCTTCATCCGCGAGCGCTGCGACTGGGACGAGTTCGCCGACTACGCCGGGTTCGCCGCCGATCCGACGAACAGCCCGGAGGAGGTGGAGAAGCTCTCCGGCGTGCCGGCGGAAGCGATCCGCGGCGCGGCTCGGCTCTACGCCACCGGCGGCAACGGCGCGATCTATTACGGCCTCGGCGTCACCGAGCACAGCCAGGGCTCGACCACGGTGATGGCCATCGCCAATCTCGCCATGCTGACCGGCAATATCGGTCGGCCCGGCGTCGGCGTGAACCCGCTGCGCGGCCAGAACAACGTGCAGGGCTCGTGCGACATGGGCTCGTTCCCGCACGAATTGCCCGGCTACCGCCACATCGCCGGCGACGCCGTGCGCGAGATCTACGAATCGCTGTGGGGCGTGAAGCTCGACCACGAGCCGGGCCTGCGCATCCCCAACATGCTGGATGCCGCGGTCGAGGGCTCGTTCAAGGGTCTCTACATCCAGGGCGAGGACATCCTGCAATCCGACCCCGACACGCGCCACGTCTCGGCCGGGCTGGAGGCGATGGAATGCGTCGTCGTCCACGACCTGTTCCTCAACGAGACCGCGCGCTTCGCCCATGTCTTCCTGCCCGGCTCGACCTTCCTCGAGAAGGACGGCACCTTCACCAATGCCGAGCGGCGCATCAACCGCGTGCGCAAGGTCATCGCGCCGAAGGCCCGCTATGCCGATTGGGAGGCGACGCAGGCGCTGGCGCGCGCGCTCGGCCTCGACTGGAACTACGCCCACCCCTCCGAGATCATGGACGAGATCGCCTTGACCACGCCCTCCTTCGCCGGCGTCACCTACGACCTCTTGGACCGCGAGGGCTCGGTGCAGTGGCCGTGCAACGAGAAGGCCCCGCTCGGCACGCCGGTCATGCATGTCGACGGCTTCGTGCGCGGCCGGGGCAAGTTCATCCGCACCGACTATGTCGCGACCGACGAGAAGACCGGCCCGCGCTTCCCGCTGCTGCTCACCACGGGGCGCATCCTGTCGCAATACAATGTCGGGGCGCAGACGCGGCGCACCGAAAACGTCGCCTGGCACGGTGAGGACGTGCTGGAGATCCACCCGCACGACGCCGAGCAGCGCGGCATCCGGCAGGGCGACTATGTGCGGCTGACGAGCCGCGCCGGCGAGACCAGCCTGCGCGCCACCATCACCGACCGGGTCGCGCCGGGCGTGGTCTACACCACCTTTCACCACCCCGACACGCAGGCCAACGTCATCACCACCGACTATTCCGACTGGGCGACCAACTGCCCCGAATACAAGGTGACGGCGGTGCAGGTCGCGCTTTCCAACGGGCCAAGCGACTGGCAGCGCGAATATGACGCGTTCTCGCGCCGCTCGCGCCGCATCGCCCGGCCGCAGGAGACGACGCCGACCGAGGCGGCGGAATAG
- a CDS encoding formate dehydrogenase subunit delta, whose translation MSHEDTPTPHPDGPHAKIVRMANQIGTFFLSKPHAEGVAGVAEHINKFWEPRMRRQFFAALDEGEAFLPIVREAAAGVRKPE comes from the coding sequence ATGTCGCATGAGGATACGCCGACCCCGCACCCCGATGGCCCGCACGCCAAGATCGTGCGCATGGCCAACCAGATCGGCACCTTCTTCCTGTCGAAGCCGCACGCCGAGGGCGTTGCCGGCGTCGCCGAGCACATCAACAAGTTCTGGGAGCCGCGCATGCGCCGCCAGTTCTTCGCAGCGCTCGATGAGGGCGAGGCGTTCCTGCCCATCGTGCGCGAGGCGGCCGCCGGCGTCAGGAAGCCGGAGTAG
- a CDS encoding type II secretion system F family protein, protein MFGMDMTVLAFVGLAAMSAAALAYAVLFPSIENERNTGKRLKSVKSAETDRLAVKASRDRVAEAAKRRKSVQDSLKDLENKQKSRSANTTKPPLKIMLRQAGLNLTVERFYLYSVVSGIVVAFVLFIAGASLLILAGGFIAGAFGLPRWFVSFKRQRRIKAFLEELPNSLDVIVRAVRSGLPLNDAVRLIASESPEPVKGEFRRVIESQQLGLSLPEAMLRMPETMPCPEASFFGIVIQIQSQAGGNLSEALGNLSKVLRDRKKMKAKVQALSMEAKASAAIIGALPFIVAFLVYLSSPNYIMPLFTTSTGHLILVIAGVWMSMGIFVMRKMINFDI, encoded by the coding sequence ATGTTCGGGATGGATATGACGGTCCTCGCCTTCGTCGGCCTGGCGGCGATGAGCGCGGCGGCCCTCGCCTATGCGGTGCTGTTCCCCTCGATCGAGAACGAGCGCAACACCGGCAAGCGGCTGAAATCGGTCAAGAGCGCCGAGACGGACCGCCTCGCGGTCAAGGCCTCGCGCGACCGCGTGGCCGAGGCGGCCAAGCGGCGCAAATCCGTGCAGGATTCGCTGAAGGACCTGGAGAACAAGCAGAAGTCGCGCAGCGCCAACACGACCAAGCCGCCGCTCAAGATCATGCTGCGGCAGGCGGGCCTCAACCTGACCGTCGAGCGGTTCTACCTCTATTCCGTCGTCTCGGGCATCGTCGTCGCCTTCGTCCTGTTCATCGCCGGGGCCTCGCTCCTGATCCTCGCCGGCGGCTTCATCGCCGGCGCCTTCGGCCTGCCGCGCTGGTTCGTCTCGTTCAAGCGCCAGCGGCGGATCAAGGCGTTCCTCGAGGAGCTGCCGAACTCGCTCGACGTCATCGTGCGCGCGGTGCGGTCCGGCCTGCCGCTCAACGACGCGGTGCGCCTCATCGCCTCCGAATCGCCCGAGCCGGTGAAAGGCGAGTTCCGCCGGGTGATCGAATCGCAGCAGCTCGGCCTGTCGCTGCCGGAAGCCATGCTGCGCATGCCCGAGACCATGCCCTGCCCGGAAGCCAGCTTCTTCGGCATCGTCATCCAGATCCAGAGCCAGGCCGGCGGCAACCTGTCGGAAGCGCTCGGCAACCTGTCCAAGGTGCTGCGCGACCGCAAGAAGATGAAGGCCAAGGTCCAGGCGCTGTCGATGGAAGCCAAGGCGTCGGCGGCGATCATCGGCGCCCTGCCCTTCATCGTCGCCTTCCTCGTCTACCTGTCCAGCCCGAACTACATCATGCCGCTGTTCACGACGTCGACCGGCCACCTGATCCTCGTCATCGCCGGCGTGTGGATGTCGATGGGCATTTTCGTCATGCGCAAGATGATCAACTTCGACATTTGA
- a CDS encoding substrate-binding domain-containing protein: MTRTLLGGAVASLLLAGQAFSQGIDGAPAPFDKGGVRIAVVSFLGSGDWLQAFESGVKRQGDALGVELTISQARNDHDTQRSLVEQAINLGVDGIVINNGRPETLQDVAQKALDAGIKVVAYDVDLDNPAVAQIEQSDADMARLVLEHAVEKEGKGFTGGAVYVAGFAPLDRRYAVWQEIAKANDVTEKAVWGVVNDTVPASVADQTKAVLTANPDISVVFTPWDEFAKGVKLAIDELGVSDKTKIYGIDISTPDIELMREENSAWVATAATNAAVVGEVSIRALALDIAGAFPGRSVLLQPTLVTRDDLIANDIKTIEDLQEKFPAFLESDAATAEWIPQAN, translated from the coding sequence ATCACCAGAACACTTCTCGGCGGCGCGGTCGCGTCGCTCCTCCTCGCCGGACAGGCGTTCTCGCAGGGCATCGACGGCGCGCCGGCGCCGTTCGACAAGGGCGGCGTCAGGATCGCCGTCGTCTCCTTCCTCGGCTCGGGCGACTGGCTCCAGGCGTTCGAATCTGGCGTCAAGCGCCAGGGCGACGCGCTCGGCGTCGAGCTCACCATCTCGCAGGCGCGCAACGACCACGACACCCAGCGCAGCCTCGTCGAGCAGGCGATCAATCTCGGCGTCGACGGCATCGTCATCAATAACGGCCGCCCCGAGACCTTGCAGGACGTGGCCCAGAAGGCGCTCGACGCCGGCATCAAGGTCGTGGCCTACGACGTCGACCTCGACAACCCGGCGGTTGCCCAGATCGAGCAGTCGGACGCCGACATGGCCCGTCTCGTGCTCGAGCACGCGGTCGAGAAGGAAGGCAAGGGCTTCACCGGCGGCGCGGTCTATGTCGCCGGCTTCGCCCCGCTCGACCGGCGCTACGCCGTCTGGCAGGAGATCGCCAAGGCCAACGACGTGACCGAGAAGGCCGTCTGGGGCGTGGTCAACGACACGGTGCCGGCCTCGGTCGCCGACCAGACCAAGGCGGTCTTGACCGCCAATCCCGACATCAGCGTCGTCTTCACGCCGTGGGACGAGTTCGCCAAGGGTGTCAAGCTCGCCATCGACGAGCTCGGCGTTTCCGACAAGACGAAGATCTACGGCATCGACATCTCGACGCCGGACATCGAGCTGATGCGCGAGGAGAACAGCGCCTGGGTGGCGACGGCCGCGACCAACGCCGCCGTGGTCGGCGAGGTCTCGATCCGCGCGCTGGCGCTCGACATCGCCGGCGCCTTCCCGGGCCGTTCGGTGCTGCTCCAGCCGACGCTCGTCACCCGCGACGACCTGATCGCCAACGACATCAAGACCATCGAGGACCTGCAGGAGAAGTTCCCGGCCTTCCTCGAAAGCGACGCCGCGACGGCGGAGTGGATACCGCAGGCGAACTGA
- a CDS encoding type II secretion system F family protein translates to MIDQVMKSVIDPTFMVALVVAVAVFVTVFTALPAMGGNPLKARMKSVALEREELRAKQRMRLAAEADRRRKGLREEQSHGMRRIVERLDLKRALADEATLSKLKMAGFRGQNPLTKFLFFRLVLPAVGLALGIFYIFVFGLLPDQPLFIKAFVCVLLAYAGFYAPVLYISNRATKRKASIQRAWPDALDLMLICVESGISVEAAFRRVADEIGAQSVELAEEFVLTNAELSFLQERRQAYENLANRTGLDSVKSVTQALIQAERYGTPVAHALRVLSAESRDMRMNEAEKKAAALPPKLTVPMILFFLPVLFAVILGPAGIQVSQQGVFGN, encoded by the coding sequence ATGATCGACCAGGTGATGAAGTCCGTCATCGATCCGACCTTCATGGTCGCCCTCGTTGTCGCCGTGGCGGTGTTCGTCACCGTGTTCACGGCGCTGCCGGCGATGGGCGGCAACCCGCTGAAGGCGCGCATGAAATCGGTGGCGCTGGAGCGCGAGGAGCTGCGCGCCAAGCAGCGCATGCGCCTCGCCGCCGAAGCCGACCGCAGGCGCAAGGGCCTGCGCGAGGAACAGTCCCACGGCATGAGGCGCATCGTCGAGCGGCTCGACCTCAAGCGCGCGCTGGCCGACGAGGCCACGCTGAGCAAGCTCAAGATGGCGGGCTTCCGCGGCCAGAACCCGCTGACGAAGTTCCTGTTCTTCCGCCTCGTCCTGCCCGCCGTCGGCCTCGCCCTCGGCATCTTCTACATCTTCGTCTTCGGCCTGCTGCCCGACCAGCCGCTGTTCATCAAGGCGTTCGTCTGCGTCCTGCTCGCCTATGCCGGGTTCTACGCGCCGGTGCTCTACATCTCCAACCGCGCCACCAAGCGCAAGGCGTCGATCCAACGGGCATGGCCCGACGCGCTCGACCTTATGCTGATCTGCGTCGAGTCCGGCATCTCCGTCGAGGCGGCGTTCCGGCGTGTGGCCGACGAGATCGGCGCGCAGTCGGTCGAGCTCGCCGAGGAATTCGTGCTGACCAACGCCGAACTGTCCTTCCTGCAGGAACGGCGGCAGGCCTATGAGAACCTCGCCAACCGCACGGGGCTCGACTCGGTCAAGAGCGTCACCCAGGCGCTGATCCAGGCCGAGCGCTACGGCACGCCGGTCGCGCACGCGCTGCGCGTCCTCTCGGCCGAGAGCCGCGACATGCGCATGAACGAGGCCGAGAAGAAGGCCGCCGCGCTGCCGCCCAAGCTGACCGTGCCGATGATCCTGTTCTTCCTGCCGGTGCTGTTCGCCGTCATCCTCGGCCCGGCCGGCATCCAGGTCTCGCAGCAGGGCGTCTTCGGCAACTGA
- the fdhD gene encoding formate dehydrogenase accessory sulfurtransferase FdhD — translation MSRPPVTAAPRIARRVHGAATAARMVPEEVPVAFSYGGTTHAVMMATPADLEDFALGFSLTEGIVAAPDEIEAVAVEEAGEGIDIQITLGGEPGARFAARRRHLAGPVGCGLCGIESIEEALRRVRDVGAAALTLSAGDITRSVRQLAEWQTLHAQTGAVHAAGFYVPGSGILAAREDVGRHNALDKLAGGLARAGVDGETGAVVVTSRVSVEMVQKAAAIGAPAILAVSAPTALAIRTAEEAGMMLVALVRGDEFDVFTHARRLVEGEARNVA, via the coding sequence ATGAGCCGCCCGCCCGTTACCGCCGCCCCGCGCATCGCCCGCCGCGTCCACGGCGCGGCGACGGCCGCGCGGATGGTGCCGGAGGAGGTGCCGGTCGCCTTCTCCTATGGCGGCACCACCCATGCGGTGATGATGGCGACACCGGCCGACCTTGAGGACTTCGCGCTCGGCTTCTCGCTGACCGAAGGCATCGTCGCCGCGCCGGACGAGATCGAGGCTGTCGCGGTCGAGGAGGCGGGCGAGGGCATCGACATCCAGATTACGCTTGGCGGGGAGCCGGGCGCGCGCTTTGCGGCGCGGCGCAGGCATCTCGCCGGGCCGGTGGGCTGCGGCCTGTGCGGCATCGAATCCATCGAGGAGGCGCTGCGTCGGGTGCGCGACGTCGGCGCGGCGGCGCTCACCCTCTCGGCCGGCGACATCACCCGCTCCGTCCGGCAACTGGCGGAATGGCAGACGCTGCATGCGCAGACCGGCGCGGTCCATGCCGCCGGCTTCTATGTGCCGGGAAGCGGCATCCTCGCTGCGCGCGAGGATGTCGGCCGCCACAACGCGCTCGACAAGCTGGCGGGGGGGCTGGCGCGTGCCGGCGTCGACGGGGAGACGGGCGCGGTCGTCGTCACCAGCCGCGTCTCGGTCGAGATGGTGCAGAAGGCGGCGGCCATTGGCGCGCCGGCGATTCTCGCGGTGTCGGCCCCGACCGCGCTCGCCATCCGCACGGCCGAGGAGGCCGGCATGATGCTGGTGGCGCTGGTGCGCGGCGACGAGTTCGACGTCTTCACCCATGCGCGGCGGCTCGTCGAGGGGGAGGCGCGCAATGTCGCATGA
- a CDS encoding sugar ABC transporter ATP-binding protein: MPLLHVEGLTRHFGATRALTGADLAVESGEIVALMGANGAGKSTLVNIVSGVIPRQSGRMALAGVPYDPSSPTDAARAGVVTVHQSTDRVGAAGLSVADILLLNDYAEGTAPFFLSRRAVKARARALLDKAGFDLPLDADFADLRAADRQLLGIARAVAADARLLILDEPTASLSGREAARLYDVLKRLRGEGLAILYISHRIADLQALADRVAVMRGGRVVETFSRPVDFTAAVSAMIGRPLESARPAHRPTEGAPVLAVSGVRLLPHAALIDLAVHPGEVVAVNGPLGSGKSRLLNLLFGLEPAHGGAIALDGAPYAPAGPAEAIARGVALAAEDRHRSSLMPAGWPGSSLAATISLPHLKTWFPSGFTLGGRERAEAEKAIARLGIKASGPFAPIETLSGGNQQKAILARWQAEPTRLLLLDEPFQGVDVGARADIIAAIRQGGGATLIATSDPEEAVEVADRIFLMQDHALTPWQAAAAQEHALAERARTERTGAG, from the coding sequence ATGCCGCTTCTTCACGTAGAGGGACTGACGCGCCACTTCGGCGCGACGCGCGCCCTGACGGGCGCCGACCTTGCCGTGGAGTCCGGCGAGATCGTCGCGCTGATGGGCGCGAACGGGGCGGGCAAGTCGACCCTCGTCAACATCGTCTCCGGCGTCATTCCGCGCCAGTCGGGCAGGATGGCGCTGGCCGGCGTTCCTTACGACCCGTCCTCGCCCACCGACGCGGCGCGGGCCGGCGTCGTCACCGTCCACCAGTCGACCGACCGGGTCGGCGCGGCCGGGCTCAGCGTCGCCGACATCCTCCTCCTCAACGACTATGCCGAGGGGACCGCGCCGTTCTTCCTGTCGCGCCGGGCGGTGAAGGCGCGGGCGCGGGCGCTGCTCGACAAGGCCGGGTTCGACCTGCCGCTCGACGCAGATTTCGCCGACCTGCGCGCCGCCGACCGCCAGCTTCTCGGCATCGCCCGCGCCGTCGCGGCGGACGCGCGCCTCCTCATCCTCGACGAGCCGACGGCGAGCCTGTCGGGCCGGGAGGCGGCGCGCCTCTACGACGTCCTGAAGCGGCTGCGCGGCGAAGGGCTCGCCATCCTCTACATCTCCCACCGCATCGCCGACCTCCAGGCGCTGGCCGACCGCGTGGCGGTGATGCGCGGCGGGCGCGTGGTCGAGACGTTCTCCCGGCCCGTCGATTTCACGGCAGCCGTCTCGGCGATGATCGGCCGACCGCTGGAAAGCGCCCGCCCCGCCCATCGCCCGACGGAGGGCGCGCCGGTGCTCGCCGTCAGCGGCGTGCGCCTCCTGCCGCATGCCGCGCTGATCGACCTTGCCGTGCATCCGGGCGAGGTGGTGGCGGTCAACGGCCCGCTCGGCTCCGGCAAAAGCCGGCTGCTCAACCTCCTGTTCGGGCTGGAGCCCGCCCATGGCGGCGCGATCGCGCTCGACGGCGCGCCCTATGCGCCGGCGGGACCTGCCGAGGCCATCGCCCGCGGCGTCGCGCTCGCGGCCGAGGACCGCCACCGCTCGTCGCTGATGCCGGCCGGCTGGCCGGGAAGCTCGCTCGCCGCCACCATCTCGTTGCCCCACCTGAAGACATGGTTCCCCAGCGGCTTCACCCTCGGCGGGCGCGAGCGCGCGGAGGCGGAAAAGGCGATCGCGCGCCTCGGCATCAAGGCCTCCGGCCCGTTCGCACCGATCGAGACGCTGTCGGGCGGCAACCAGCAGAAGGCGATCCTCGCCCGCTGGCAGGCCGAGCCGACGCGGCTGCTCCTGCTCGACGAGCCGTTCCAGGGCGTCGACGTCGGCGCGCGCGCCGACATCATCGCCGCGATCCGGCAGGGCGGCGGCGCGACGCTGATCGCGACCTCCGACCCCGAGGAGGCAGTGGAGGTGGCCGACCGCATCTTCCTGATGCAGGATCACGCGCTGACGCCGTGGCAGGCGGCGGCAGCGCAAGAGCACGCACTCGCAGAACGGGCAAGAACAGAGCGGACAGGGGCAGGATGA
- a CDS encoding ABC transporter permease, giving the protein MNDADTEISSRSAAGGAGRGASFADILRAGAVLFLLGGLIVFYSVVQPAFLNLNNLLSILQAVSVVAILGVGVTVTLSVGGFDLSVGAVAASSVMAASYAMVVWGLSAPATVLFVLALGASVGLVNSLLIVRLKVPDLLATLSMMFLLSGLQLIPTAGRSISSGLILPDGSKATGAYDPAFLLIGRSGVGGVPLPVIVMLTVAVAMFVLTERTRIGRLFFATGGNEVAARLAGANTARLKTLAYVMSGTLASLGGIIIAARVGRGDVSSGSSLMMDSVAAALIGFAVLGARRPNVFGTVVGAIFVGVLLNGLTMLNIPYYTQDFVKGAVLVGALALTYGLGRRTA; this is encoded by the coding sequence ATGAACGACGCCGACACCGAGATTTCCTCCCGTTCCGCCGCCGGCGGAGCCGGACGTGGCGCGTCCTTCGCCGACATCCTGCGCGCCGGGGCGGTGCTGTTCCTGCTCGGAGGGCTGATCGTCTTCTACAGCGTGGTGCAGCCGGCCTTCCTCAACCTGAACAATCTCCTGTCGATCCTCCAGGCCGTCTCGGTCGTCGCCATCCTCGGCGTCGGCGTCACGGTCACGCTGTCGGTCGGCGGCTTCGACCTGTCGGTCGGCGCGGTCGCCGCCTCCTCGGTGATGGCGGCGAGCTACGCCATGGTGGTCTGGGGCCTCTCCGCGCCGGCGACCGTGCTGTTCGTGCTGGCGCTCGGCGCGAGCGTCGGGCTCGTCAACAGCCTGCTCATCGTCAGGCTGAAGGTGCCGGACCTCCTCGCCACGCTGTCGATGATGTTCCTGCTGTCGGGCCTCCAGCTGATCCCGACCGCCGGCCGCTCGATCTCGTCGGGCCTGATCCTGCCGGACGGCTCCAAGGCCACCGGGGCCTACGATCCGGCCTTCCTGCTCATCGGCCGCTCCGGCGTCGGCGGGGTGCCGCTGCCGGTGATCGTCATGCTCACCGTCGCCGTCGCGATGTTCGTCCTTACCGAGCGCACGCGCATCGGTCGGCTGTTCTTCGCCACCGGCGGCAACGAGGTGGCGGCGCGGCTGGCGGGGGCCAACACGGCGCGGCTGAAGACGCTCGCCTATGTCATGTCCGGCACGCTCGCCTCGCTCGGTGGCATCATCATCGCCGCCCGCGTCGGGCGCGGCGACGTCTCCTCCGGCTCGTCGCTGATGATGGATTCGGTGGCCGCCGCGCTGATCGGCTTCGCCGTGCTCGGCGCGCGCCGGCCCAACGTGTTCGGCACCGTCGTCGGCGCGATCTTCGTCGGCGTGCTGCTCAACGGGCTGACCATGCTCAACATCCCCTATTACACGCAGGATTTCGTCAAGGGCGCGGTCCTCGTCGGCGCGCTCGCGCTCACCTACGGCCTCGGCCGCAGGACGGCCTGA